A genome region from Pseudomonas pergaminensis includes the following:
- a CDS encoding RNA polymerase factor sigma-70, translated as MTEQVSTGRCDSPLLQAFVDNRLILVKIAARITGCRSRAEDVVQDAYFRLQSAPTITSSFKAQLSYLFQIVRNLAIDHYRKQALELKYSGTEEEGLNVVIHGASPETSHINFNTLENIADALTELPQRTRYAFEMYRLHGVPQKDIAKELGVSPTLVNFMIRDALVHCRKVSGSHSDTFARRV; from the coding sequence ATGACGGAACAAGTATCCACAGGCAGGTGCGACTCACCGCTTCTCCAGGCATTCGTCGATAACCGGCTGATTCTGGTGAAGATCGCGGCACGCATTACAGGGTGCCGCTCCCGAGCCGAAGACGTAGTGCAGGACGCCTACTTCCGGCTGCAATCGGCGCCGACGATCACCTCATCGTTCAAGGCCCAGCTGAGTTATCTGTTCCAGATCGTGCGCAACCTGGCGATCGATCACTACCGCAAGCAGGCCCTGGAGCTCAAATACTCCGGGACGGAAGAGGAAGGCTTGAATGTGGTTATTCACGGCGCTTCACCGGAAACCTCGCACATCAATTTCAACACCCTGGAAAACATCGCCGACGCCCTGACGGAGCTGCCCCAACGCACCCGCTACGCGTTCGAGATGTACCGCCTGCACGGCGTGCCGCAAAAGGACATCGCCAAGGAACTGGGGGTTTCGCCGACCCTGGTGAACTTCATGATCCGTGATGCGCTGGTGCACTGCCGCAAGGTGTCGGGCAGCCATAGCGATACGTTTGCGCGCAGGGTTTGA